The nucleotide window GTCATATCTCCACTGTCCTATCAAAGAAAAATGGAAACAcattcccccccaaaaaacatAATGAACAACatgatttttggaaaaaaaaaaaaactaagttatTTGTTTTTGCAGAAAATTATTTATGTGGATATGGCCTGACTTTgctttattaaaactaaaacaggTTCATTTTTGGCATTGCAGATATTGATGAATGTGCGCAGGTGCCCAGCCCTTGTGCGTTTCAATGCCGTAATGTTCCGGGCAGCTTCCGCTGTCTGTGTCCACCAGGGACAGTCCTTCTCGGTGATGGTCGCTCTTGTGCTGGGCTTGAGAGGGGGCATATCTTTACCAACAGTACCCGGGTACAAGCCAGGCTGCGGCCCCAGCTGGTATCTACTTTAGAGCGACCTTACCTTACTCGCCTCTCAGTCCTACCAGAGCACCTTGGATCTTCACGTCGACCCAGGCATGAATGCCCAGTTGGATACACCAGCAAGGATGGTACTTGCATAGGTGTGTGACATTACACTGTATTTTATTattctctttcttttttcatatatttaatcTATTCTCCCAGGCCGATAGACAGCCTTTATAGATGGCcagatgtttattttatttatcccaTTTGTATTCTGCCATTAATTTTGTTCACAGTCATTCTAAAGCCTATCCCAGCATCTCATGCCAAAAACTATTGATGGGCGACCAGTTCAggggctattttattttattttattttattatattttataataataataaaacacccTCAACCCATTAAAAATGGGGAAACACCTTGGACAGAGACCAGTTCATTTAACTTCAAgggtttttttcattttaatactaataataaaacacCCTTGACCCTATAAAACTGGGAAGCACCTAGAAAGGACCAGTCCATTCAAGTCCAAgggctttttttattattattttttttttaaataataataataataaccctcAACCCTCAAACTGGGAAGCACCTATGACAGAAATCCAGTCCATTCAAGCCCAagggcttttttattttattttaaatctattGACCCTTGAAACTGGAAAAACCATGGATGGATGACCAGTTAAATCAAGTCCAAgggttttgttttatattaaaacacCCTCAACCCTTAAAACTGGGAAACCCCTATGGACGGAGACCAGTCCATTCAAGtccaaggttttttttattttattatttttaataataataataaaacatcttAGATCCTTAAAAACTGAAAGTGCCTTGGATGGATGACCAGTCTATTCTAATCTTTTtgacctttttatttatttacttttttatattttattttatttattattttttataataataataaaacacccTCGACccttaaaaactgaaaaaaaaaaaaaaaacttgaacagAGACCAGTTCATTCAATTCCaagagcttttttttattttattttagtgtattatttttaataataattaatacacCCTTGACCATTAAAAACGGGAAAACACCTTGGACAGATGACCAGTCCATTCTAATCcatgaccttttttattttatatattattttttataataataataaaaaaaaacaccctcaACCCCTAAAAACACACTCTTGACCCTTAAAAATGGGAAAGCACATTGGACGGACAACCAGTCTATTCTAATCCatgacctttttttattttattttattttatgctaaaagCAGGGAAACACCCTCAacccttttattttttgtttttaatttataaattcaagacattaaattaattcatttaacagaacaatatatttttttcttttacaatagATATCGATGAATGTGCATTTAGGAAGCCTTGCCAACATGAGTGCAGAAACACAATAGGAAGCTATCAGTGCACTTGCCCACCAGGATACCAACTATTATCCAATGGGCGAACATGCAAAGGTGAATCTTTAGCTTcttctataaaaaaaatattggctTTTATTAAATCAAGTACAccatttttttgtggaaaacagtcTGAAAATCGACTTTTCTCCTAGATATTGATGAGTGCAGTGTGCAAGGTGTGCAATGTGGACCAAACCAAATGTGCTTTAACACACGGGGAGGTTACCAGTGTCTTGACACACCCTGTCCCACCAGCTACCAAAGAGGACGCAATCCAGGGTAAGATCTGTTTGTAATTTTAAGGCATGGTGCGAACAACATTCTATATTATAGAAATATTGACCGGTATACATTTGCTCTTTTGCTTTGACCCCAGCACATGCTACAGACCTTGCACTTCCAGACTAGACTGTGGCTCCACAGGCTTTCCTCTGCTCCAATACAAGCTCCTCACTCTTCCTCTGGGCATACCAGCTCACCACAACGTGGCCCGTCTGTCAGCTTTCTCTGAATCAGGTGTTCTCCAAGACCACACATCCTTCACCATCCTGGAGCAAGGAGGAGAAAATGGAGAGAGGCCATTTGGCATCAAGGACGAAGCAGGAAGAGGTATCATATTCACAGTAAAGCCTTTAGACTGGCCCGGCCTGGTGCGACTTCGGGTCCAAGCCACTACGCTGTCAGACCAGGGGCGCATAACCTACCAGAGTATCTTTATTATTTACATCTCCATATCCAAATACCCCTACTGAGTACCCCTACTGAGGATGTACTGTTGCTTTAATGGACACGGGAGAAGCATTAGTAAATGAACTCGATTCGCACCTATTTATGTGCCCTCTTGTGGAGCGGGATGTTGGATTCATGAATTATCATCAGGATAATAAATACATTGCAccttttaatattactattatttgaaaatattttagtaGTTTTCAAATCTGTCTGGGCTCTTTTGTTTTTTACTGTTTCGAGGTTATTTCAGCATTTTGTGGTAATAGTAATGATCAGGATACATCTAGTATTTAATCAATTGGCAAAATAATAGAAGACATTTTCCACTGACATTTCAGTTTTAGCATTACATGATCACTAATTAATTTCTTACATTAAATCTAATTACTGTTATGTTTAGATATATTTGCTTATATGTTGTATTGGTATATTCCTGTACATTGATGAGTGTACTCTAATATGTGTATAAGAATGAGTGTGTGCGCGTATGAATTATTGCGAGTGTGTTTGCGAATATTGATATGGGTGCGCTCTCTGCTCATGACTCCTTGGAACTGAAATGTAGATTATTATAAAATTCTTTAAACAAACTAACATTTTAGTCAAACAGACCCATCCTTTTGTCATCAAACCGAACACCAGAAAAAATACACTTTACTcagttgcaaaaaaaatattaacatagTATATTATACATAGCCTATACATACTCTTTCTGGGTTGTTTCCTATCACTTTAAATCATCAAAAAGTATCTATGACAAAGGGTTCTAAAAACATGGCTTATAAAAAAAGTGTTCACGTGGCTCAGTTTGCCCAATTCAAACCCATTTTGAAGATAATGTAcctcttttaaaggggtcatcggatgcccattttccacaagttcgtatgattctttagggtcttaatgaaaagtctctaatatacttaaaaat belongs to Garra rufa chromosome 3, GarRuf1.0, whole genome shotgun sequence and includes:
- the LOC141331562 gene encoding hemicentin-1-like, whose protein sequence is MTTAENGVCVDIDECQDGSHMCRYSQICQNTVGGYGCVCPRGYRSQGVGRPCLDIDECAQVPSPCAFQCRNVPGSFRCLCPPGTVLLGDGRSCAGLERGHIFTNSTRVQARLRPQLVSTLERPYLTRLSVLPEHLGSSRRPRHECPVGYTSKDDIDECAFRKPCQHECRNTIGSYQCTCPPGYQLLSNGRTCKDIDECSVQGVQCGPNQMCFNTRGGYQCLDTPCPTSYQRGRNPGTCYRPCTSRLDCGSTGFPLLQYKLLTLPLGIPAHHNVARLSAFSESGVLQDHTSFTILEQGGENGERPFGIKDEAGRGIIFTVKPLDWPGLVRLRVQATTLSDQGRITYQSIFIIYISISKYPY